A genomic region of Ensifer adhaerens contains the following coding sequences:
- a CDS encoding sugar ABC transporter ATP-binding protein, whose protein sequence is MKPAIALEGISKSFPGVKALSDVSLSLYPGSVTALIGENGAGKSTLVKILTGIYQPDHGTISVADREVHFPTALAAARAGVTAIHQETVLFDELSVAENIFLGHAPRNRFGLIDWKKLNADARALLARAGADFDPTIRLRDLGIAKKHLVAIARALSVDAQVVIMDEPTAALSHKEINELYALVERLKADGKAILFISHKFDEIFRIADRYTVFRDGTMVDEGLIADVSQDELVRLMVGRAVGSVYPKKDVTIGEPVLTVSGYRHPTEFEDINFELRRGEILGFYGLVGAGRSEFMQSLIGITRPSAGAVRLDGEVLVIRSPSEAIRSGIVYVPEERGRQGAIIGLPIFQNVTLPSLSRTSRSGFLKLANEFALAREYTSRLDLRAASLDQDVGTLSGGNQQKVVIAKWLATRPKVIILDEPTKGIDIGSKAAVHAFMSELAAQGLSVIMVSSEIPEIMGMSDRVIVMREGRIAGRFERADLTAEKLVRAAAGIQEAA, encoded by the coding sequence ATGAAGCCCGCCATTGCGCTCGAGGGGATCTCGAAGTCCTTCCCCGGCGTGAAGGCGCTCTCCGACGTCTCGCTGTCGCTCTATCCGGGATCTGTGACCGCGCTGATCGGCGAAAACGGCGCCGGAAAATCGACGCTGGTGAAGATCCTGACCGGCATCTACCAGCCGGACCATGGCACCATCTCCGTTGCCGATCGGGAGGTACACTTTCCGACAGCGCTCGCGGCGGCGCGTGCAGGCGTCACGGCGATCCACCAGGAAACCGTACTTTTCGACGAACTCTCGGTCGCCGAGAACATCTTCCTCGGCCATGCCCCGCGCAATCGTTTCGGGCTGATCGACTGGAAGAAGCTTAATGCCGATGCACGCGCCCTGCTCGCGCGCGCCGGCGCCGATTTTGATCCGACGATCCGACTGCGCGATCTCGGTATCGCCAAGAAGCATCTCGTCGCGATCGCCCGGGCGCTATCCGTTGATGCCCAGGTGGTCATCATGGACGAGCCGACGGCAGCGCTGTCGCACAAGGAAATCAATGAGCTCTATGCCCTCGTCGAGCGGCTGAAGGCCGACGGCAAGGCGATCCTCTTCATCAGCCACAAGTTCGATGAGATCTTCCGCATCGCCGATCGCTACACGGTCTTCCGCGATGGAACGATGGTGGACGAGGGGCTGATTGCCGATGTCAGCCAGGACGAACTGGTGCGCCTCATGGTCGGTCGCGCCGTCGGATCGGTCTATCCGAAGAAGGACGTCACCATCGGCGAACCGGTGTTGACCGTTTCCGGCTACCGCCACCCGACCGAATTCGAAGATATCAACTTCGAGCTTCGCCGCGGCGAGATTCTCGGCTTCTACGGCCTTGTCGGCGCCGGCCGATCGGAGTTCATGCAGTCGCTGATCGGCATCACCCGTCCATCGGCCGGTGCGGTCCGGCTCGATGGCGAGGTGCTGGTCATCCGCAGCCCCTCCGAGGCGATCCGGTCAGGTATCGTCTATGTGCCGGAAGAGCGCGGCCGGCAGGGCGCGATCATCGGCCTGCCGATCTTCCAGAACGTCACCTTGCCGTCGCTGTCGCGCACCTCGCGCTCGGGCTTCCTGAAACTTGCCAACGAGTTCGCGCTCGCCCGCGAATATACCTCGCGTCTCGATCTGCGCGCCGCCTCGCTCGATCAGGATGTCGGCACGCTCTCGGGCGGCAACCAGCAGAAGGTCGTCATCGCCAAGTGGCTGGCGACCCGGCCGAAGGTGATCATCCTCGACGAACCGACCAAGGGCATCGACATCGGCTCGAAGGCTGCAGTGCACGCCTTCATGAGCGAACTGGCGGCGCAAGGCCTCAGCGTCATCATGGTCTCCTCGGAAATCCCCGAGATCATGGGCATGTCCGACCGTGTCATCGTGATGCGAGAAGGACGGATCGCCGGTCGTTTCGAGCGCGCCGATCTGACGGCGGAAAAGCTGGTGCGTGCCGCCGCCGGCATCCAGGAGGCCGCGTGA
- a CDS encoding ABC transporter permease has translation MMAKFLRNRELLLVGAIAVLLALITWRFPPFVAPANLARVYNDTSILIILALGQMAVILTRCIDLSMAANLALSGMVAAMLNAAFPGLPIPLVILAAMALGTLLGMINGALVWKLDIPPIVVTLGTLTIYRGLIFLLSGGKWINAHQMSDAFKALPRAELIGFPVLSWLSLVMIGLVFLLMSRTALGRAFYAVGGNPHAAVYTGIDVGRTRFSAYCLSGALAGLSGYLWVSRYAVAYVDIAAGFELDIIAACVIGGISIAGGIGTVAGAVLGALFLGVIKNALPVINISPFAQLAISGMVIIIAVAVNARAERRKGRVILRKAEAV, from the coding sequence GTGATGGCGAAGTTTCTTAGAAATCGCGAATTGCTGCTCGTCGGCGCGATCGCCGTGCTGCTCGCGCTGATCACCTGGCGCTTCCCGCCCTTTGTCGCACCGGCAAATCTGGCACGCGTCTATAACGACACCTCGATCCTGATCATTCTGGCCCTTGGCCAGATGGCGGTGATCCTGACGCGATGCATCGATCTCTCGATGGCCGCCAACCTGGCGCTCTCGGGCATGGTGGCGGCGATGCTGAACGCCGCCTTTCCGGGCCTTCCGATCCCGCTGGTCATCCTCGCCGCCATGGCGCTCGGCACGCTGCTCGGCATGATCAACGGCGCGCTCGTGTGGAAACTCGATATTCCGCCGATCGTCGTCACGCTCGGCACCCTGACCATCTATCGCGGTCTGATCTTCCTTTTGAGCGGCGGCAAGTGGATCAACGCGCACCAGATGAGTGATGCGTTCAAGGCGCTGCCGCGTGCCGAGCTCATCGGCTTTCCGGTTCTTTCCTGGCTCTCGCTTGTCATGATCGGACTTGTCTTCCTGCTGATGAGCCGGACGGCGCTCGGGCGCGCCTTCTACGCCGTAGGCGGCAATCCGCATGCGGCCGTCTATACCGGGATTGATGTCGGCCGCACCCGCTTCTCGGCCTATTGTCTTTCCGGTGCGCTCGCCGGGCTTTCCGGCTACCTCTGGGTATCGCGCTACGCGGTTGCCTATGTCGATATCGCAGCCGGCTTCGAACTTGACATCATCGCCGCCTGCGTCATCGGCGGCATCTCGATCGCCGGCGGCATCGGAACGGTGGCCGGCGCCGTGCTCGGTGCGCTGTTCCTCGGCGTGATCAAGAACGCGTTGCCGGTCATCAACATCTCGCCCTTCGCCCAGCTGGCGATTTCGGGCATGGTCATCATCATTGCTGTCGCCGTCAACGCCCGCGCCGAGCGGCGCAAGGGACGCGTCATTTTGAGAAAGGCGGAGGCTGTCTGA
- a CDS encoding ABC transporter permease, producing MAETHLTPRNIPDRLEGRGARLLKSWESLLFVVACLIFLGNSLASPYFLDPWNLSDATFNFTEKAMIAFAMALVIISGEIDLSVASIIALASTAMGYAVQLGFDTPALVVIGLSVGLICGAINGLLITGLGLPSIVVTIGTMSLFRGLSFIILGDQAFTGYPDSFSWFGQGYVWWVFSFEFTLFVALAVAYGVVLHKTNFGRSVYAIGNNQTAALFSGIRVARIKFILFLLTGLMAGLASICLTSRLGSTRPSIALGWELEVVTMVVLGGVNILGGSGTVPGVVLAAVIMGMVTFGFGLLNVPGIVMSIFIGLLLISVIALPILWRRARRRLAH from the coding sequence ATGGCCGAGACACACCTTACCCCCCGCAACATTCCCGACCGGTTGGAAGGTCGCGGCGCGCGCCTGTTGAAGAGCTGGGAAAGCCTGCTGTTCGTCGTTGCCTGCCTCATCTTTCTCGGCAACTCGCTGGCCTCGCCCTACTTCCTCGACCCGTGGAACCTTTCGGACGCGACCTTCAACTTCACCGAAAAGGCGATGATCGCCTTTGCCATGGCGCTGGTGATCATCTCCGGCGAGATCGATCTGTCGGTGGCGTCGATCATCGCGCTTGCCTCGACGGCGATGGGCTATGCCGTCCAGCTCGGTTTCGATACGCCGGCGCTGGTGGTGATCGGCCTCTCCGTCGGCCTCATTTGCGGCGCCATCAACGGCCTGCTGATCACCGGCCTCGGCCTGCCATCGATCGTGGTCACCATCGGCACCATGAGCCTGTTCCGCGGGCTCTCCTTTATCATCCTCGGCGACCAGGCCTTCACCGGTTATCCCGACAGCTTCTCCTGGTTCGGTCAGGGCTATGTCTGGTGGGTCTTTTCTTTCGAGTTCACGCTCTTCGTCGCCCTTGCGGTGGCCTACGGCGTCGTGCTGCACAAGACCAATTTCGGCCGTTCGGTCTATGCCATCGGCAACAACCAGACGGCGGCACTCTTCTCCGGCATCCGCGTTGCGCGCATCAAGTTCATCCTGTTCCTCTTGACCGGGCTGATGGCCGGGCTCGCCTCGATCTGCCTGACTTCGCGCCTCGGCTCCACTCGTCCGTCGATCGCGCTCGGCTGGGAGCTCGAAGTGGTGACGATGGTCGTGCTCGGCGGCGTCAATATTCTCGGCGGCTCCGGAACCGTTCCCGGCGTCGTGCTCGCGGCGGTGATCATGGGCATGGTGACCTTCGGCTTCGGTCTGCTCAATGTGCCCGGTATCGTCATGTCGATCTTTATCGGCCTGCTGCTGATCTCGGTGATCGCACTCCCCATCCTCTGGCGGCGTGCCCGCCGCCGTCTTGCGCATTGA
- the rhaM gene encoding L-rhamnose mutarotase, protein MEKYAFRMRLNPGMVAEYKARHDAIWPELAALLKEAGVSDYSIHLDEETNLLFGVLWRTADHRMADLPSHPVMQKWWAYMADIMETKADNEPVAVPLTTVFHMD, encoded by the coding sequence ATGGAAAAATACGCATTCCGCATGCGGCTGAACCCGGGCATGGTCGCCGAATACAAGGCGCGGCACGACGCCATCTGGCCGGAGTTGGCGGCGCTTTTGAAGGAAGCCGGCGTCTCCGACTACTCCATCCATCTGGACGAGGAGACCAACCTGCTTTTCGGCGTGCTCTGGCGCACCGCCGATCACCGCATGGCCGACCTGCCCTCCCATCCGGTCATGCAGAAATGGTGGGCCTACATGGCCGACATTATGGAAACCAAAGCCGACAACGAACCGGTGGCAGTGCCGCTGACGACCGTTTTCCATATGGACTGA
- a CDS encoding FGGY-family carbohydrate kinase, with protein MRVVGVIDIGKTNAKVAAVDLDRFEEIAVRKTANAVRADGPYPHFDVERLWAFLLESLAALNSEHAFEAISITTHGATAVVLDASGDLALPVLDYEYAGPDTLAAEYGAARPPFSETGSARLPMGLNVGAQLYWQQKAFPAEFARVASILTYAQYWTYRLTGVLCNELTSLGCHTDLWNPRAATFSSLVERQGWRPLFAPVLKASDVAGALRAELCAATGIAAGTPVYCGIHDSNASLLPHLLTRASPFSVVSTGTWVVMLAVGAEPKALDERRDTLINVNALGDPVPSARFMGGRAFQLLLGEGAAPASPSVEDAVAQAGYMLLPSIPEGSGPFPASKAVWTTDEQTLAPVERFAVVSFHLALMTATCLDLIGARGEVVVEGPFAVNKAYLRMLAAATGRPVFADPHNVTGTSLGAACLIKGSRVRTGVEPVDGEIPESFVSYAQAWRKAALQHAGKEKQP; from the coding sequence ATGCGGGTTGTTGGCGTTATCGATATCGGCAAGACCAATGCCAAGGTAGCGGCCGTTGACCTCGACCGTTTCGAGGAGATCGCCGTGCGCAAGACGGCGAATGCGGTACGCGCCGATGGTCCCTATCCGCATTTCGATGTCGAGCGTCTCTGGGCCTTCCTGCTCGAGAGCCTTGCGGCGCTCAATTCCGAACACGCCTTCGAGGCAATCTCGATCACCACCCATGGCGCGACCGCGGTCGTGCTCGATGCATCAGGCGACCTGGCGCTGCCGGTGTTGGACTACGAATACGCTGGCCCCGACACCCTCGCCGCCGAATATGGTGCGGCGCGGCCGCCGTTTTCGGAGACCGGCTCGGCCCGCCTGCCGATGGGTCTCAATGTCGGCGCGCAGCTCTATTGGCAGCAGAAGGCCTTCCCGGCTGAGTTTGCCAGGGTCGCCTCGATCCTCACCTATGCGCAATACTGGACCTACCGCCTGACCGGCGTGCTCTGCAACGAGCTCACGTCGCTCGGTTGTCACACCGATCTCTGGAATCCGCGCGCCGCCACGTTCTCGTCTCTGGTCGAACGCCAGGGCTGGCGGCCGCTTTTCGCGCCGGTACTGAAGGCGAGTGATGTCGCTGGTGCTCTGCGGGCGGAACTCTGTGCCGCAACCGGGATTGCGGCCGGGACGCCTGTCTATTGCGGCATTCATGATTCCAATGCCTCGCTGCTCCCGCATCTGCTGACGCGGGCCTCGCCATTCTCGGTGGTCTCCACCGGCACCTGGGTCGTCATGCTGGCGGTCGGGGCAGAGCCGAAGGCGCTCGACGAACGTCGCGACACGCTCATCAACGTCAATGCGCTCGGCGATCCCGTACCCTCCGCCCGTTTCATGGGTGGCCGCGCCTTTCAGCTATTGTTGGGAGAGGGGGCAGCTCCCGCGTCGCCGTCGGTGGAAGATGCGGTGGCCCAGGCCGGCTACATGCTGCTGCCTTCCATTCCCGAGGGATCCGGTCCGTTTCCGGCGTCGAAGGCGGTCTGGACGACCGACGAACAGACGCTTGCTCCCGTCGAGCGTTTCGCAGTCGTCTCGTTCCATCTGGCACTGATGACGGCCACCTGCCTCGATCTGATCGGAGCCCGCGGCGAGGTCGTTGTCGAGGGACCGTTTGCCGTCAACAAGGCCTATTTGCGCATGCTTGCTGCGGCCACAGGCCGGCCAGTCTTCGCCGATCCTCACAATGTTACGGGTACGAGCCTTGGCGCAGCCTGCCTCATAAAGGGATCGAGGGTCAGGACCGGGGTCGAGCCGGTTGACGGTGAGATACCCGAGAGCTTTGTCAGCTACGCGCAGGCGTGGCGCAAGGCCGCCCTGCAGCATGCGGGCAAAGAAAAACAGCCGTAG
- a CDS encoding globin-coupled sensor protein, translating to MRQEASSEQARKGQAGSLLERLRFAGLDEESCNRVRDHRQKLSPRIDQALRDLFQRLQTYPDASRHFESDRQIDRLQDLQSSHWNVLTDARFDGLYAERVKVLADTASRMGLDPRWQMASHAVVLEQLLVGLIEDAWPRSFLPMGKTRRRELCDLVAALVRTVFVDTEIGVSLRFNALRQQHQRQLTEQRSADEQEVKALFGDFAESLSHGDLGARLPEATAEAYQPIVASLNTALEQIQQSLQASDQHNRSAEALVDRMRANAATFSDKATAEADALSGQLAALADMAGRMTSGSGRISATETKANETRIAVERSGEIAGQAITAMADIEASAEKIGQIIGVIDEIAFQTNLLALNAGIEAARAGDSGRGFAVVAQEVRALAQRSGEAAREIKQLVTGTKAQVETGVEIVGRTQDAISNIVEQVTSINSAVSGIAREAEQQVGDLRGVAAEIGTISQGVQASAALAGETARSSDDLHTVIVELGETIRRFRLERRHPVSSAVGREPSRPAPRVFPEEPTAALFDDGPQRQFAGWQR from the coding sequence TTGAGGCAGGAAGCATCGTCAGAACAGGCAAGGAAGGGCCAGGCAGGCAGCCTGCTGGAGCGCTTGCGTTTTGCCGGGCTCGACGAGGAAAGCTGCAACCGCGTCCGCGACCACAGGCAGAAGCTTTCTCCCCGCATCGACCAGGCGCTTCGTGACCTTTTCCAGCGCCTCCAAACCTATCCTGATGCCTCCCGCCATTTCGAAAGCGACCGCCAGATCGATCGCCTTCAGGACCTTCAATCCTCGCACTGGAACGTGCTGACCGACGCGCGCTTTGACGGGCTCTATGCCGAGCGCGTCAAGGTCCTCGCCGATACCGCAAGCCGCATGGGTCTCGATCCGCGCTGGCAGATGGCAAGCCATGCGGTCGTGCTCGAGCAACTCCTCGTAGGCCTCATCGAAGACGCCTGGCCACGATCCTTCCTGCCGATGGGCAAGACGCGACGCCGCGAACTCTGCGACCTCGTCGCCGCGCTCGTGCGCACAGTCTTCGTCGACACCGAAATCGGCGTTTCGCTCCGCTTCAACGCACTGCGTCAACAGCACCAGCGTCAACTGACCGAGCAGCGCAGTGCCGACGAGCAGGAAGTCAAGGCGCTCTTCGGCGACTTTGCCGAGAGCCTGAGCCACGGCGATCTCGGTGCTCGGCTGCCGGAAGCAACGGCGGAAGCCTACCAGCCGATCGTCGCCAGCCTGAATACGGCGCTGGAGCAAATCCAGCAGAGCCTGCAGGCATCTGATCAGCACAATCGGTCCGCAGAAGCCCTGGTCGATCGCATGCGCGCAAACGCGGCAACCTTCTCGGACAAGGCGACCGCCGAAGCCGATGCGCTGTCCGGCCAGCTTGCAGCGCTCGCCGACATGGCCGGTCGCATGACGAGCGGCTCCGGCCGCATCAGTGCGACGGAGACGAAGGCCAACGAAACCCGCATCGCGGTCGAGCGCAGCGGCGAAATCGCCGGTCAGGCGATCACGGCCATGGCCGACATCGAGGCATCCGCCGAAAAGATCGGTCAGATCATCGGCGTCATCGACGAGATCGCCTTCCAGACCAATCTCTTGGCGCTGAACGCCGGCATCGAAGCGGCCCGCGCCGGCGACAGTGGTCGCGGCTTTGCGGTCGTCGCCCAGGAAGTGCGCGCGCTCGCGCAGCGCTCCGGTGAGGCGGCACGCGAGATCAAGCAGCTCGTCACCGGCACCAAGGCGCAGGTCGAAACCGGCGTCGAGATTGTCGGCCGCACCCAGGACGCGATCAGCAACATTGTCGAGCAGGTCACGTCGATCAATTCGGCGGTGTCGGGCATTGCCCGCGAAGCTGAGCAGCAGGTGGGTGACCTCCGGGGCGTTGCCGCCGAGATCGGCACGATCTCCCAGGGCGTGCAGGCAAGTGCTGCCTTGGCGGGAGAAACCGCGCGTTCGTCGGACGATCTCCACACCGTCATCGTCGAGCTTGGCGAGACCATCCGTCGGTTCCGTCTTGAGCGGCGCCATCCCGTCTCGTCAGCCGTCGGTCGCGAACCGAGCCGGCCGGCCCCGCGCGTGTTTCCCGAGGAACCGACGGCCGCGCTGTTCGACGATGGGCCGCAGCGGCAGTTCGCCGGATGGCAGCGCTGA
- a CDS encoding STAS domain-containing protein: MASKKTAQKTLSLAPVLDLNEATALHEKLLALKGSDIVIDASAVERVGTLCVQVLMAGAKTWEEDHLSFTFSKVSDAFEKTTQLIGVEIDHLVAKEI; the protein is encoded by the coding sequence ATGGCCAGCAAGAAGACCGCTCAGAAGACGCTCAGCCTCGCTCCGGTGTTGGACCTGAACGAGGCGACGGCGTTGCATGAGAAGCTGCTCGCGCTCAAGGGCAGCGATATCGTGATCGACGCCTCGGCGGTCGAGCGGGTCGGGACGCTTTGTGTCCAGGTGCTGATGGCCGGCGCCAAGACCTGGGAAGAGGATCATTTGTCTTTCACCTTCAGCAAGGTGTCGGACGCTTTCGAGAAAACGACACAGCTCATCGGGGTCGAGATCGACCACCTGGTGGCAAAGGAGATTTGA
- a CDS encoding response regulator has protein sequence MKKRVLTVDDSRTIRNMLLVTLNNAGFETIQAEDGVEGLEVLEEANPDVIVTDINMPRLDGFGFIEGVRKNDRYRAIPILVLTTESDAEKKNRARQAGATGWIVKPFDPTKLIDAIERVTA, from the coding sequence ATGAAGAAGCGAGTTCTGACGGTCGACGACTCCCGGACGATCCGAAACATGCTGCTGGTCACGCTGAACAATGCCGGATTCGAAACGATCCAGGCCGAAGACGGCGTCGAGGGCCTTGAGGTACTGGAAGAAGCCAACCCCGATGTGATCGTCACCGACATCAACATGCCGCGTCTCGACGGCTTCGGTTTCATCGAAGGCGTGCGCAAGAACGACCGCTATCGCGCCATTCCGATCCTGGTTCTGACCACGGAAAGCGATGCGGAGAAGAAGAACCGTGCGCGACAGGCGGGAGCAACGGGCTGGATTGTCAAGCCGTTCGACCCGACCAAACTCATCGATGCAATCGAGCGCGTAACGGCCTGA